CcaagcttgtctgcatctctcgaccagtccgagctggggcatcctcggctcttcctctatgaacaccgggtcaataaggtcgaggacgggcacaatgccagttgccacttcttggcactggTTCTTCCACATGTCCtactcctcggtggccttgaggcattgtgctttccagtcatcacgctctttgatcacggcctctaagtgcttcttggcattgactttcaaaactgaacacagTACAAAACATCAAATGTGAtaacacgacaaggcaaggtgggcaacagaatgagaaaggtgatctggaatacttactttttagttcctccttcattttgttggtgtggtcttggagttgagactggctgcatGCTAGTTTCACATTGTCCTCCTTCAAGCGACCACACTCGGCGATCACGcggctattttccccttggaggcgggccactttagcttctaaacctgcattacagctgttactaccaagaatacaacaacacaagtcctgcacttgctatgataagatgaaactttacttgttttctctagctctttgttattgagctggccgaccaggttttggttctgtgtttctcgatctgtcctctcctggtcggtggcttcaagttggcaccgcaagcgttccacttcggccacCAGTTCCTTATTGGTCGCCatgattccttcaatctggtcgaagcacctctttcggtattttgcagttttcatcaagtcctgcatacagataagctaagtcagacagtttcaactacataacagggtcaaggattCATGCCAAAAATATCTGGACTTCTGTCactagacgcttggccgcccattcgactcttagggtctcttcgacctctgggatttcttcatgcataacccattcgtcgttccgatagcgcgacacatatacatgttgtcgcctatcttagggacggcctaggacctcttctacttcttcctcttcagcctcctattcGGGAGGCGGCGTTGGTCTGGAGTCTGTAGACTCCACGACCActagggcttttccacgagccgccGCATCGGCAAGAATGctctgggccacttctggctgctgctcctcagctAGATCTAGCTCCCTTGGAGCCATAGTATCTgcctcagcagggttcgtgctCAGAGCgcttgtactctgctcggctgtcttctcgaccagccgctcggggactggcgtctggtcatcCACCTGCTGAGGTCCCGGTGGAGTTCTTGCtacaggctcctccacggctggctgctgggcagtttgtcccaCCATTACTGGCAaagttgtgccgcacccggctagctggtcggggttctcggtggacgccgacctaatatatcagagacaagttcagaggataatagtatccaatgcaaattacaagcttacatcaaagatatagatacttacagcttcgatttgTAGAATGATGttgcgaaggagcgtctcctcgaccgcccctgctctgcgtgctcggcaggttccaccgggtctCTTTCTACCTCCGGTACAGGTGTCGGGGCCTGATGCTCGAcgtttccctcgcttgtcctctgtgtggcagtggtcggtgatgcgaccgctgctggcacagaggagccaccttgctccgacGATCCcatctgtcttctcctctttcgagggatgagccggaagatgtccgcatcctctgcttcgtcgtccgacagggggaagatggcttggcgtcgtttgctggccgCCGGACGCTTGctagcggctctggtcgatgcgtccTCCACAGTCTCGAGTGCCACCCAGTGGTCGTCGtcggtcctggtgctggtctgggcggctgggctggCAGCTTGAGGCCAATCTACACCAAGGGGAGGCGacatgaacactgctgcccggtcacgaccattacactaAGGCACAAAGcggggacaacagtcaatttatggttacaacatgactctacaattaaaaggaggcatcatttacctttggggtaggtcaagccagcttgaaggcgtgctcgatgtcattCAGCCTGACGTAATTAGGATCAGCCAGGTTGaagagctccccaatcctggccttgatttccatcttgtcgagcggctccttcctggtccttgttggatcggcgctcccctagtactcgaagcctggataaaccctcttctggcagggctggatccttcggctgatgaagttcctgaccacacttgggccatctagctttccccataggatcatcccgagcagttcggcgatctgctccagacTCTTGGActtctctgtccagctattcttcttctctagaatcagccccacgtcgcacagggtgatggtgttcggttcttcatggatgtagaaccacttcttgtaccactcatccagcgaggtgttccaggggcagtgcaagtattgtgctttcatgccgtcgcgcagattcaggtagacgccttcggctatcttcgagccaccgctccctttcttccaaagacagaacaggtggcgaaagaggtcaaaatggggctggaagccaccataaggctcacagagatggatgaaggtggagataaggagaatcgagttgggatgcagattgcaaatcccaatctcgtagtacaagcagagaccctgaaggaacgGGTGCACTAGAATCccgaaaccccgtttgaagaagtcttcaaaaaccacaatctcacctggttgtggattggggaagctttctccttccagcacacgccatcccgcgagtgccttgttgtgaagcactcccatggcgacgaggtcctcgatggtctgctcattgctccgcgacttccaccattccttcgccatgaccccgcctttcttctgggcgtctctcttcgccattggtCTATCctcactaagggggtggatgcggtggcgaggggattggcaatgattttcggaggaatagggttcggtaggaggaagaagaaggttgcggcggcggatgacaatggggaacggtgtgagtaacttaccaaatctacattatataaaacaaagagctccgtcgtttcgttcgaccgagattattgggagtcatgcgcacgtgccgcagacggttgttcacacaacctcgaaatcaacgccaataaatgcgctcctttgttaccagtgtacgcgcctcttcgttgatagtgtaagaaggcccacactgacgcacctccatataggtgccaagcgatTGTTTGatagaaaagagtaagaagacagaatcacgtactatacccatttgcttttttgaccaggcgtgtcagactagacttggcagagaatagagataaATAAATGCAACGAATAAATACATTAATGGCGTTCGAGTTTTTGATGCCTGTTTCGCgctcaaggatggaccagaccactgccatgctctgggaccgcccagaccactgaagtgctcggggactgcctagaccactgctgtgcttggggactgcccaaaccactgccgtgctcgtggaccgcccagaccactgccgtgctcgtggaccgcccagaccactgaagtgctaggggactgcccagaccactgccgtgctcgtggaccgcccagaccactgaagtgctcATGGACCGCCTagaccactgaagtgctcggggactgctccgaccactaacgtgctcggggactactccgaccactatcgtgctcggggactgctccgacagcTGGTGTGCTCGGGGGCTATCCCGACCACTGATCAGagaatcgttctcctcggctacatgtgatttgtactcacatatagttgagagatatttatttagaccttgctacaaggctcatacttcgccttccagcaagctcggggactacatcggtacgatgcacctaccggtgcatctcgtatcgcctgtacgacgattaggtactcaacttaactgggaattctttttagaccctggcaccacgtgcctacttcACGTACTACCAGcctcctccattagagctctgagatttagaacaatacagagaatgcataaaagaaaagtatataaagaaaattaagaaagatgtcaaacgaagcgcaggaattttatagattattcacacagacatctatggtcagttttctgtaaagagtgtggatggttatgattcgttcatatcattcacagatgattactcccattatggctgcatttatccaatcaaagcaagaacagaagcattggataaattataagatatttaaggcagaagttgaaaaccaacataatttaaagattaagatagtcaagtCCGACcatgggggggagtactacggtcggcataccccatatggccaagttcctggaccttttgtaaggttcttataggagaatggcatagtagcccagtattctacatcgggtgaacctcaacagaatggagtagctgaaagacgcaatcgtatcctgatggatatggtgcgtagtatgataagttactccaccttatcgttgagcctgtggatggaggcgttaaaaccgccattcatattctcaatagagtaccaagtgagtcggtgcccaaaacaccgtatgagttgtggacagaaagagtaccctaactaaaccacttatgtgtgtgggggagtcctgctgaggctaaagtatttaactcaaacattggaaagctagatcctaaaacagtaagttgccatttcattggctacccagaaaagtcaaaaggttttcgtttctactgaccagagagacatacaaagtttgtggaaacgagacacactgtctttgatgaggacatcacttcttcatcacatataagctaaggagaggaggaggtctagcatggacgtctaattcatctttctcatggtggaggcccagtccaactgaagttggagcccatctcgggttctaggattaggctgtcttaaactggtcacccaggacgtatccggactccatttttgatgatccacatatggttggaaagctaatttgataaggaagccaatgcaagtggtctcacatcaaaagcccttcagaatcaacgggaattatcgaaacaagtcaacatctagaatctaccagggtgctgtgacaccatcttttggtccgttggaccgtgtatcgtgtttgggcccattaggggacgcGTCCAGGggagtgacgcccaagactctataaatagcagccgtcgctctccttagcgtttgggggttttgtttagttcttgatttcctcgtaaaACAGACATTGTTTTGTTGCAACTGtgtcgccaaggctgcttgctgtgaaccagagccctagttcttgatcttgttcacctatggcgattagtcctttcgaataaagacttgaactccttttttattatcataagcctcatatttatttgaaatttcagattgcgtttatcccgttcttacttgtgttctcgattcgcttgcagaa
The sequence above is drawn from the Miscanthus floridulus cultivar M001 chromosome 15, ASM1932011v1, whole genome shotgun sequence genome and encodes:
- the LOC136507215 gene encoding uncharacterized protein, which produces MEIKARIGELFNLADPNYVRLNDIEHAFKLCNGRDRAAVFMSPPLGVDWPQAASPAAQTSTRTDDDHWVALETVEDASTRAASKRPAASKRRQAIFPLSDDEAEDADIFRLIPRKRRRQMGSSEQGGSSVPAAVASPTTATQRTSEGNVEHQAPTPVPEVERDPVEPAEHAEQGRSRRRSFATSFYKSKLSASTENPDQLAGCGTTLPVMVGQTAQQPAVEEPVARTPPGPQQVDDQTPVPERLVEKTAEQSTSALSTNPAEADTMAPRELDLAEEQQPEVAQSILADAAARLEAKVARLQGENSRVIAECGRLKEDNVKLACSQSQLQDHTNKMKEELKILKVNAKKHLEAVIKERDDWKAQCLKATEE